A genomic segment from [Flavobacterium] thermophilum encodes:
- the panF gene encoding Pantothenate permease, with protein MNAALVIIFAFLLFSLYLGLQARKGKDMNLEQWTVGGRGFGTMFVFLLMAGEIYTTFTFLGGSGWAYGKGGPTFYIIAYGCLAYVLSYWMLPKVWKYAKEHRLMSQSDFFARKYDSPMLGVLVALVGVVALIPYLVLQLKGLGIIVSQASYGTISPTAAIWIGVLAVTIYVMISGIHGSAWTAVVKDIMILVVAVFLGIYLPFHYYGGIQPMFEAVEQAKPGFLALPDKGMSVSWFISTVLLTALGFYMWPHTFGSIYSAKSANVFRKNAIVLPIYQLVLLFVFFVGFAAILQVPGLEGSDADLALLKLSVQTFDPWVVGLIGAAGLLTAMVPGSMILMSASTLLVKNVYQVFVPSATDEQVAKLAKYLVPVIALVSLYFTFRGGDTIVALLLMGYSLVTQLFPSFVLSLRKQNFITKQGAFAGILAGVATVAYITLSGSSVGTLSPSLPQAVQDLNVGIVALIINMVVTIVVSWIPFHTVSTNERKQVM; from the coding sequence ATGAATGCAGCGTTAGTCATTATTTTTGCGTTCTTGTTGTTTTCTCTTTATTTGGGGCTGCAGGCGCGCAAAGGGAAAGATATGAACTTAGAGCAATGGACCGTCGGCGGCCGCGGGTTCGGAACGATGTTTGTATTTCTCTTGATGGCCGGCGAGATTTACACAACGTTTACCTTCCTTGGCGGGAGTGGTTGGGCCTATGGCAAGGGCGGTCCGACGTTCTACATCATCGCTTACGGCTGCTTGGCCTATGTACTATCGTATTGGATGCTGCCGAAAGTATGGAAGTATGCAAAAGAACATCGGTTGATGTCTCAATCGGATTTTTTCGCCCGCAAGTATGATAGCCCGATGCTCGGCGTTCTCGTAGCGCTTGTAGGAGTTGTGGCGCTCATCCCGTATTTGGTGCTGCAATTGAAAGGGCTCGGCATTATCGTTTCCCAAGCTTCCTACGGCACGATTTCCCCGACTGCTGCGATCTGGATCGGTGTGCTGGCGGTAACGATCTACGTAATGATTTCAGGCATTCACGGTTCGGCATGGACGGCGGTTGTGAAAGATATCATGATTTTAGTCGTGGCCGTCTTTTTAGGGATCTATCTTCCGTTCCACTATTATGGTGGCATTCAGCCGATGTTTGAGGCGGTCGAACAAGCGAAACCTGGATTTTTAGCATTGCCAGACAAAGGGATGAGCGTCTCGTGGTTCATCTCAACCGTGTTGTTGACGGCGCTTGGTTTTTATATGTGGCCTCATACGTTCGGCTCGATTTATTCGGCAAAAAGCGCCAACGTTTTTCGGAAAAATGCCATTGTTTTGCCGATTTATCAGTTAGTGTTGCTGTTTGTCTTTTTCGTTGGTTTCGCGGCCATTTTGCAAGTGCCGGGACTCGAAGGTTCGGACGCGGATTTGGCGTTGCTAAAGTTGTCCGTCCAAACGTTTGACCCGTGGGTTGTCGGGTTGATTGGCGCCGCTGGGCTGCTCACCGCCATGGTGCCGGGGTCGATGATTTTGATGAGCGCATCGACGCTGCTTGTGAAAAATGTGTATCAAGTGTTTGTGCCGTCCGCAACGGACGAGCAAGTCGCCAAGTTGGCGAAATACCTCGTTCCGGTCATCGCCCTTGTTTCGTTGTACTTTACGTTCCGAGGCGGCGATACGATCGTGGCGTTGCTTCTCATGGGATACAGTCTCGTGACGCAATTGTTCCCGTCGTTTGTGTTAAGCTTACGGAAGCAAAACTTTATCACGAAGCAAGGTGCGTTTGCGGGCATTTTGGCTGGCGTCGCGACGGTTGCGTACATTACGCTATCCGGCAGCAGCGTCGGCACGTTGTCCCCATCGCTGCCGCAAGCGGTGCAAGACTTAAACGTTGGCATTGTCGCGTTGATCATTAATATGGTTGTTACCATTGTTGTTAGTTGGATTCCGTTTCATACGGTGAGTACGAACGAAAGAAAACAAGTGATGTAA
- the amaB gene encoding N-carbamoyl-L-amino acid hydrolase has translation MVQGERLWRRLMELGEVGRQPGGGVTRLSFTAEERQAKDLVASYMREAGLAVHEDAAGNLIGRKEGTNREAPVVLVGSHLDSVYNGGRFDGPLGVLAGIEVAQAMNEQGVKTHHPIEVVAFTDEEGARFRFGMIGSRAMAGTLPPEALDYRDANGISVAEAMRRTGVDPRRLHEAARKRGTVKAYVELHIEQGRVLEEAGLPVGLVTGIAGLIWVKFTIEGKAEHAGATPMSLRRDPMAAAAQIIAVIEEEARRTGTTVGTVGQLHVFPGGINVIPERVEFVLDLRDLQTEVRDHVWQAVAARTQAIAKERDVRVTTEQLQDMPPVLCSEVVKQAAERACKQLGYPPFWLPSGAAHDGVQLAPLCPIGMIFVRSQDGVSHNPAEWSTKEDCAAGAAVLYHTVWQLAQGE, from the coding sequence TTGGTTCAAGGGGAACGTCTTTGGCGGCGGCTCATGGAACTAGGGGAAGTCGGAAGGCAGCCGGGCGGCGGTGTGACGCGGCTCTCGTTTACTGCTGAGGAACGGCAGGCGAAAGACTTGGTCGCTTCTTACATGCGTGAAGCAGGGCTGGCTGTGCATGAAGATGCGGCGGGCAACTTAATCGGACGGAAAGAAGGAACGAATCGAGAAGCTCCCGTTGTACTCGTCGGCTCGCATTTGGATTCGGTTTACAACGGCGGGCGCTTTGACGGTCCGCTCGGGGTGTTGGCGGGCATCGAAGTCGCTCAAGCGATGAACGAGCAAGGGGTGAAGACGCATCACCCGATCGAAGTCGTAGCGTTTACGGACGAGGAAGGAGCGCGCTTTCGTTTCGGCATGATCGGCAGCCGCGCCATGGCTGGGACGCTGCCGCCGGAAGCGCTCGACTACCGCGATGCGAACGGAATTTCTGTTGCGGAAGCGATGAGACGGACGGGGGTTGACCCGCGCCGCTTGCACGAAGCGGCGCGAAAACGCGGAACGGTGAAAGCCTATGTCGAATTGCACATCGAACAAGGGCGGGTGCTTGAGGAAGCAGGGCTTCCTGTTGGCCTTGTCACTGGCATCGCCGGGCTGATTTGGGTGAAATTTACGATCGAAGGAAAAGCGGAACATGCCGGAGCGACGCCGATGTCGTTGCGCCGTGACCCGATGGCGGCAGCCGCCCAAATCATCGCGGTGATTGAAGAGGAGGCGCGACGGACTGGGACAACAGTTGGAACGGTCGGACAGCTTCATGTGTTTCCAGGCGGCATTAACGTGATCCCGGAGCGGGTCGAATTTGTGTTGGATTTGCGCGATTTACAGACTGAGGTGCGCGACCACGTATGGCAGGCGGTGGCTGCCCGAACGCAGGCGATCGCAAAGGAACGGGACGTTCGCGTCACGACCGAGCAGCTGCAAGACATGCCGCCGGTGTTATGTTCCGAGGTGGTGAAACAGGCCGCGGAAAGGGCGTGCAAGCAGCTCGGGTATCCGCCGTTTTGGCTGCCGAGCGGTGCGGCCCATGACGGGGTGCAGTTGGCTCCTCTTTGCCCGATCGGAATGATCTTTGTCCGCTCCCAAGACGGGGTGAGCCATAACCCGGCGGAATGGAGCACGAAAGAGGATTGTGCGGCGGGAGCGGCGGTCCTTTATCATACCGTATGGCAGCTGGCCCAAGGAGAATAA
- the rbsK gene encoding Ribokinase produces MNKPVITVIGSINMDLVTVAARFPNQGETILGERFLTTPGGKGANQAVAAARLGADVRMIGAVGEDAFGRELLRSLQSEGISVDGVKPVTHQHTGIASITISEQDNRIIVVPGANHALPPEDLDKYESVIAQSDVCLLQLEIPIPVVERAVSLAHRRGVRVIVNPAPAQPLPPSVLEQADFLTPNEHERALLFAGMDEGKLVNKLIVTEGAKGVRIWQDGKEQLIPGFRVPVVDTTGAGDTFNGALAVALAEGKPLAEACRFANAAAALSVTKLGAQAGMPTREDVESFLAKQEGSQS; encoded by the coding sequence GTGAACAAGCCTGTCATTACTGTGATTGGTAGTATCAACATGGACTTAGTCACCGTGGCGGCACGGTTTCCAAACCAAGGGGAGACCATCTTGGGCGAGCGGTTTCTCACCACTCCCGGCGGCAAGGGAGCGAACCAGGCGGTGGCGGCCGCCCGTCTTGGCGCTGACGTGCGGATGATTGGTGCGGTTGGCGAGGACGCATTCGGCAGGGAGCTCCTTCGCTCCCTGCAAAGCGAAGGAATTTCTGTCGATGGTGTGAAACCGGTTACACATCAACATACCGGCATTGCGTCGATTACCATTTCCGAACAGGACAACCGGATTATCGTTGTGCCCGGAGCGAATCACGCCTTACCTCCAGAGGACCTCGACAAGTACGAATCGGTCATCGCGCAAAGCGATGTTTGCCTGTTGCAGCTAGAAATCCCGATTCCGGTCGTCGAGCGGGCTGTTTCGCTCGCCCATCGCCGTGGTGTGCGGGTCATTGTCAACCCCGCTCCGGCGCAGCCGCTGCCGCCGTCCGTGCTTGAGCAGGCGGATTTCCTAACGCCAAACGAACATGAGCGCGCGTTGTTGTTTGCCGGCATGGACGAGGGCAAGTTGGTCAATAAACTGATCGTCACTGAAGGGGCGAAAGGAGTGCGCATTTGGCAAGACGGGAAGGAACAGCTCATCCCGGGCTTCCGGGTGCCGGTTGTCGATACGACTGGGGCGGGCGACACGTTTAACGGCGCGCTCGCCGTTGCGCTGGCGGAAGGAAAGCCGCTCGCGGAAGCGTGCCGGTTTGCCAATGCGGCCGCAGCGCTATCGGTCACCAAGCTCGGTGCGCAGGCCGGGATGCCGACACGGGAAGATGTCGAATCATTTTTGGCCAAACAGGAAGGGAGTCAGTCATGA
- a CDS encoding Predicted integral membrane protein — protein sequence MKTMRDFLSRWLPVMLWCLVIYTFSESSWFTGANTAHVLQVILSYWPFGGGEEEGPSFLNFLIRKAAHLIEFGILAVLVWRALFPRRASYIGAWLFATAYAATDEWHQSFEPGRTATPKDVAIDSCGALIALVILFFCRRWRKARHRSLQRGV from the coding sequence GTGAAAACGATGAGAGATTTTCTCTCCCGCTGGCTCCCCGTCATGCTTTGGTGTCTCGTCATTTACACGTTTAGCGAGTCTTCGTGGTTCACCGGAGCGAATACCGCTCACGTCTTGCAAGTGATTCTGTCGTATTGGCCGTTTGGCGGTGGGGAGGAGGAAGGCCCTTCGTTCTTGAACTTCCTCATTCGCAAAGCGGCGCATTTGATCGAATTCGGCATTTTGGCTGTGTTGGTCTGGCGGGCGCTGTTTCCGAGGCGGGCGTCGTATATCGGCGCTTGGCTGTTTGCGACCGCTTATGCCGCGACCGATGAATGGCATCAATCATTTGAGCCGGGGCGGACGGCGACGCCGAAAGATGTGGCGATCGACTCGTGCGGGGCGCTGATCGCTTTAGTCATCCTGTTTTTTTGCCGCCGTTGGCGGAAAGCGAGGCATCGTTCGCTTCAGCGCGGCGTATGA
- a CDS encoding Protein of uncharacterised function (DUF3311): MKSIRWLMVLPFVGMLGGIPFVNKVEPYVFGMPFLLFWLVGWVIATSVIMAIVYRFDPAVKEDEQT; this comes from the coding sequence ATGAAGTCTATCCGTTGGCTGATGGTGCTGCCGTTTGTTGGCATGCTTGGCGGCATCCCGTTTGTGAACAAGGTCGAGCCTTACGTGTTCGGAATGCCGTTTCTTCTATTTTGGTTAGTTGGGTGGGTAATCGCTACGTCGGTCATTATGGCGATTGTGTATCGCTTTGATCCCGCGGTGAAGGAGGATGAGCAAACATGA
- a CDS encoding Transposase — MEKQMKAWIQTIRQLFSPEELTRLARKTGFIRRQRSLTAEAFLTLCAWGDGSLAKQSLQRLCAALTLWHGCSLSSEGLNQRFTDRAVAFLREVFFLLLLHQRPLLLSAMETYRTCFTRLRILDSTSFLVPADYGEDYRGSVSSGVKIQFEYDLLSGACLQLCVQSANDSDARFAYHAQHTILPNDLCIRDLGFFSVAALAEIDARGAYYITRLRSDMKVYIKENGQWKEWDWESLGNQLKEGESVEMEHVYIGHERLYIPRLIFRRLTAEEWQKRMAYVRKREKRKGKALTRQTLEQKKYHILLTNLPQESFDGQQVYELYSLRWQIELLFKAWKSVFDLEKVKEMKKERFECHLYGTLIAILVTQTFLFQARMYWHQKEDIEISERKALDLLQSYWHQLLLRSHMAEINLFSLLSLLRKHAKKGRRKGEETASDILTKLEIW; from the coding sequence ATGGAAAAACAAATGAAAGCATGGATTCAAACCATTCGTCAACTCTTTTCTCCCGAAGAATTAACCCGTCTCGCACGGAAAACAGGCTTTATCCGGCGGCAGCGTTCGTTAACGGCGGAAGCCTTTCTGACTCTCTGTGCATGGGGAGATGGCTCACTGGCCAAACAGTCGCTTCAGCGGTTGTGTGCGGCCTTGACGCTTTGGCATGGCTGTTCCCTTTCAAGCGAAGGCTTGAATCAGCGTTTTACCGATCGGGCCGTGGCATTTTTGCGAGAAGTGTTTTTCCTTCTCCTCCTGCATCAACGTCCATTGCTTTTGTCAGCCATGGAGACCTATCGAACTTGTTTTACCCGCCTGCGGATTTTGGACTCAACCAGCTTTTTGGTTCCCGCTGACTATGGGGAAGACTATCGAGGTTCCGTTTCGTCGGGGGTGAAAATTCAGTTTGAATATGACTTGTTATCCGGCGCCTGCCTTCAGCTATGCGTTCAATCGGCCAATGACTCGGACGCTCGTTTTGCCTATCATGCCCAGCATACGATTTTACCGAATGACCTATGTATTCGGGATTTGGGCTTTTTCTCCGTTGCCGCACTGGCCGAGATCGACGCCCGCGGAGCGTATTATATTACTCGGCTCCGTTCCGATATGAAAGTGTATATCAAGGAGAATGGCCAGTGGAAGGAATGGGATTGGGAATCTCTTGGGAATCAATTAAAGGAAGGGGAATCAGTAGAAATGGAACATGTATACATCGGGCATGAGCGTTTGTATATCCCACGCTTGATTTTTCGACGTTTGACGGCGGAAGAATGGCAAAAACGGATGGCGTATGTGCGAAAAAGGGAAAAAAGAAAAGGGAAGGCACTGACACGCCAAACCCTCGAACAAAAGAAATACCACATCTTACTGACGAATTTACCACAAGAGTCGTTTGATGGTCAACAGGTTTATGAGCTCTATTCCCTGCGCTGGCAAATTGAATTGTTGTTTAAAGCCTGGAAATCCGTATTTGATTTGGAGAAAGTCAAGGAGATGAAAAAAGAACGTTTCGAATGCCATTTATACGGGACGTTGATTGCCATTTTGGTCACCCAGACGTTTCTGTTTCAAGCTCGGATGTATTGGCATCAAAAGGAAGACATTGAAATCAGTGAACGGAAAGCGCTCGATCTTCTCCAATCGTATTGGCACCAGTTGCTTTTGCGTTCGCATATGGCGGAAATCAACCTTTTCTCTCTCCTTTCCCTGTTACGAAAACATGCCAAGAAAGGTCGAAGGAAAGGGGAAGAAACGGCATCAGATATCTTAACGAAATTAGAGATATGGTAG
- the rbsC_2 gene encoding Ribose transport system permease protein rbsC gives MMEAKRKWDVKKLGPLIGLFLLCIVLSILSDDFLTVDNWLNLLRQVSINALIAFGMTFVILTGGIDLSVGSVLALSSAITAGMMAQGMNGFVAILVGLLAGMVMGVLNGVIITKGKVAPFIATLATMTAFRGLTLVYTDGRPITGFASDDTMFQMIGRGYFFGIPVPIILMLMVYIALYVVLKKTTFGRHTYAVGGNEEASRLSGLRVDRLKIYVYALTGTLSALAGLILTSRLNSAQPTAGTAYELDAIAAVVLGGTSLSGGKGWIFGTLVGALMIGVLNNGLNLLNVSSFYQQVIKGAVILLAVLLDRRKEA, from the coding sequence ATGATGGAAGCAAAGCGAAAATGGGATGTGAAAAAATTAGGGCCTCTCATCGGATTGTTTCTGCTATGCATCGTGCTTTCCATATTGAGCGATGACTTTTTGACGGTGGACAACTGGCTCAATCTCCTGCGGCAAGTATCCATCAACGCCTTGATTGCCTTTGGGATGACGTTTGTCATTTTAACAGGAGGCATCGATTTATCAGTCGGTTCTGTGTTAGCGCTCTCAAGCGCTATCACAGCAGGAATGATGGCGCAAGGAATGAATGGTTTTGTCGCTATACTGGTGGGCCTATTAGCGGGTATGGTAATGGGAGTGTTGAATGGGGTGATCATCACCAAAGGAAAAGTCGCTCCTTTTATCGCTACGCTGGCGACCATGACGGCGTTTCGCGGCTTGACTCTCGTTTACACGGACGGTCGCCCGATTACAGGGTTTGCGTCTGATGACACCATGTTTCAGATGATAGGCCGCGGTTATTTCTTCGGCATTCCCGTACCTATTATATTGATGCTCATGGTCTATATCGCTTTGTATGTGGTATTGAAAAAGACTACATTTGGCCGCCATACGTACGCGGTTGGGGGGAACGAAGAAGCGAGCCGTCTATCGGGACTTCGCGTTGATCGACTCAAAATATATGTATATGCGCTGACAGGGACGTTATCTGCTTTGGCGGGGCTCATTTTAACTTCCCGTTTGAATTCAGCGCAGCCGACGGCAGGAACAGCGTACGAGTTGGATGCCATTGCCGCGGTTGTCTTAGGCGGTACCAGCTTATCGGGAGGAAAAGGATGGATTTTTGGTACATTGGTGGGAGCACTCATGATCGGTGTGTTAAACAATGGGTTAAACTTACTCAATGTATCTTCCTTTTATCAACAGGTCATTAAAGGAGCGGTCATTCTTCTTGCGGTCTTGCTCGATCGCCGCAAAGAAGCATGA
- the amaA gene encoding N-acyl-L-amino acid amidohydrolase has product MTREEIKRLVDEVKADVIAWRRHLHAHPELSFQEEKTAQFVYETLQSFGHLELSRPTKTSVMARLIGKQPGRVVAIRADMDALPIQEENTFEFVSKHPGVMHACGHDGHTAMLLGTAKIFSQLHDAIRGEVRFLFQHAEELFPGGAEEMVQAGVMDGVDVVIGTHLWSPLERGKVGIVYGPMMAAPDRFFIRIIGKGGHGAMPHQTIDAIAIGAQVVTNLQHIVSRYVDPIEPLVVSVTQFVAGTAHNVLPGEVEIQGTVRTFDETLRRTVPQWMERIVKGITEAHGASYEFQFDYGYRPVVNYDEVTRVIEETTRELLGEEAVARLKPNMGGEDFSAFLQKAPGSFFYVGARNEEKGIVYPHHHPRFTIDEDALEIGVQLFVGATLKLLAEAE; this is encoded by the coding sequence ATGACAAGGGAAGAAATCAAACGACTCGTTGATGAAGTGAAAGCGGACGTCATCGCCTGGCGCCGCCATCTGCACGCCCATCCGGAATTGTCGTTCCAAGAGGAGAAAACGGCGCAGTTTGTTTACGAGACGCTGCAATCGTTCGGCCACCTTGAGCTTTCGCGGCCGACGAAAACGAGCGTGATGGCGCGGCTTATCGGCAAGCAGCCGGGCCGGGTCGTCGCCATTCGCGCCGATATGGACGCGCTGCCGATTCAAGAGGAAAACACGTTTGAATTTGTGTCAAAACATCCCGGCGTCATGCATGCGTGCGGCCATGACGGCCATACGGCGATGCTGCTTGGGACGGCGAAAATTTTTTCCCAGCTGCACGATGCCATCCGTGGCGAGGTTCGCTTTTTGTTCCAGCATGCGGAAGAATTGTTCCCAGGCGGGGCGGAAGAGATGGTGCAGGCGGGCGTCATGGACGGGGTCGATGTCGTCATCGGTACGCATCTTTGGTCGCCGCTGGAACGCGGAAAAGTCGGCATTGTGTACGGGCCGATGATGGCCGCACCGGACCGCTTTTTCATTCGCATTATCGGCAAAGGCGGCCATGGGGCCATGCCGCATCAAACGATCGATGCCATCGCCATAGGGGCGCAAGTCGTGACGAACTTGCAGCACATCGTCTCGCGCTACGTCGACCCAATCGAGCCGCTCGTTGTGTCCGTGACGCAATTTGTCGCCGGCACGGCGCATAACGTCCTGCCCGGAGAGGTCGAAATCCAAGGGACGGTGCGCACGTTTGATGAAACGTTGCGGCGCACGGTGCCACAATGGATGGAACGCATTGTCAAAGGCATTACCGAAGCGCACGGCGCCTCGTACGAGTTCCAATTTGACTACGGTTATCGTCCTGTTGTGAACTACGATGAAGTGACCCGCGTCATTGAAGAAACGACGCGCGAACTGTTGGGCGAGGAAGCCGTCGCTCGATTGAAACCGAACATGGGCGGCGAAGATTTCTCCGCCTTCTTGCAAAAAGCGCCCGGCAGCTTCTTTTACGTCGGCGCCCGAAACGAAGAAAAGGGGATCGTGTACCCGCACCATCACCCGCGCTTTACGATCGACGAAGACGCGCTCGAGATCGGCGTGCAGCTGTTTGTCGGCGCAACGTTGAAATTGTTGGCGGAAGCGGAATAA
- the rbsA gene encoding Ribose import ATP-binding protein RbsA, with protein MRPLIDMRSIQKSFGTNIVLNGVDFEVLPGEVHALMGENGAGKSTLIKVLTGIYDRDGGTIVVNGREVHYRHPKEAERDGIVVIHQELNIIPTLTVAENIFLGREPKIGRTGVIRYKEMEQQAAAYLRRLGMDLNPRELAGRLSVGKQQMIEIARAISTNAKCLIMDEPTAALTEREIQALFSVIQTLKEQGIAIVYISHRMEEIFTICDRISVLRDGQFIGTKRVKETNVDEIVQMMVGRQIGERFPKRRVTIGEERLRVERLTKIGVFENVSFSVRAGEVLGVAGLMGSGRTEIMEAIFGARPFDEGDIYIDGRPVRIRSPHQAVEHGIAMITEDRKQKGLVLEMSVHENLTLPKLEQLATAGFIQSSKERDVVLSFIHLLNIKTSSPDLAVKALSGGNQQKVVFGKWLAMNPRILILDEPTRGVDVGAKKEIYEIINELAAQGVAIVMVSSELPEVLGMSDRVMVIHEGKVQAVLENDGLDQETIMRAATGGNR; from the coding sequence ATGAGGCCCTTAATTGACATGCGATCGATCCAAAAGTCGTTTGGCACCAATATCGTTTTGAATGGCGTTGATTTTGAAGTGCTCCCTGGAGAAGTGCATGCGTTGATGGGGGAGAATGGCGCGGGGAAATCGACGCTGATTAAAGTGCTGACCGGCATTTATGATCGGGATGGGGGAACGATTGTTGTCAACGGGCGGGAAGTGCATTACCGCCATCCGAAAGAGGCGGAACGCGACGGGATTGTCGTGATTCATCAAGAGTTGAACATCATTCCAACGTTGACGGTGGCGGAAAATATTTTCCTTGGGCGCGAGCCGAAAATCGGGCGAACGGGTGTCATTCGTTATAAAGAAATGGAACAACAGGCCGCTGCCTATTTACGGAGATTAGGAATGGACCTGAACCCGAGAGAGCTCGCCGGCCGGTTATCTGTCGGGAAACAGCAGATGATCGAGATTGCTAGGGCGATTTCGACGAACGCCAAGTGCCTCATTATGGATGAACCGACAGCGGCGCTCACGGAACGGGAAATTCAGGCCTTGTTTTCCGTCATTCAAACCTTGAAGGAGCAAGGGATCGCGATTGTGTACATTTCTCATCGGATGGAAGAAATTTTTACGATTTGCGATCGGATTTCCGTTTTGCGTGATGGCCAGTTCATCGGCACAAAACGAGTCAAGGAAACGAACGTTGATGAAATTGTGCAAATGATGGTCGGCCGGCAAATCGGGGAGCGCTTTCCAAAGCGGCGTGTCACCATCGGAGAAGAGCGATTGCGTGTGGAACGACTCACGAAAATCGGAGTGTTTGAAAACGTATCGTTTTCCGTGCGGGCTGGTGAAGTGCTTGGTGTTGCAGGATTGATGGGATCAGGGCGAACAGAGATCATGGAAGCCATTTTCGGCGCCAGACCATTCGATGAAGGAGATATTTATATCGACGGACGCCCTGTGCGCATCCGCTCTCCGCATCAAGCTGTAGAACATGGCATCGCCATGATTACCGAAGACCGAAAGCAAAAAGGGCTCGTTCTCGAGATGAGTGTTCATGAGAATTTGACGTTGCCGAAATTGGAACAATTGGCGACAGCAGGATTCATCCAGTCATCGAAAGAACGGGACGTGGTGTTGTCATTCATCCATCTGCTGAATATTAAAACTTCTTCGCCTGATTTAGCGGTAAAAGCATTGAGCGGTGGAAATCAACAAAAAGTTGTCTTCGGAAAGTGGCTGGCGATGAACCCCCGCATCCTCATTTTGGATGAACCTACTCGCGGCGTGGATGTGGGGGCAAAGAAAGAGATTTACGAAATCATCAATGAACTGGCTGCTCAAGGTGTCGCGATCGTGATGGTCTCTTCCGAGTTGCCAGAAGTATTAGGCATGAGTGACCGTGTTATGGTGATTCATGAAGGAAAAGTTCAGGCGGTCTTGGAGAACGATGGGCTGGATCAAGAAACGATCATGCGGGCGGCGACAGGGGGGAATCGATGA
- the rbsD gene encoding D-ribose pyranase, whose product MKKQGILNKELSTLLASLGHTDTIVIADCGLPIPNEEARIDLAVVKGVPPFLSVLDAVIDELVVERIVLAEEIKTQNPDMYESIKARMRDVPIQFVPHEEFKVMTKEAKAVIRTGEATPYANIILRSGVNFS is encoded by the coding sequence ATGAAAAAACAAGGGATTTTAAATAAAGAGCTGAGCACATTGCTTGCCTCACTAGGACACACCGATACGATCGTGATTGCTGATTGCGGGCTGCCGATTCCAAACGAAGAGGCGCGCATTGACTTAGCTGTTGTCAAAGGGGTTCCACCTTTTTTGTCCGTCTTGGATGCGGTCATCGATGAGTTGGTCGTGGAAAGAATCGTATTAGCGGAGGAAATCAAAACCCAAAATCCAGACATGTACGAAAGCATTAAAGCCAGAATGAGAGATGTGCCGATTCAATTTGTCCCTCATGAAGAATTCAAGGTCATGACGAAGGAAGCGAAGGCAGTCATTCGTACAGGGGAAGCCACTCCTTATGCCAATATCATTCTTCGTTCTGGTGTGAACTTTTCATAG
- the ccpA_2 gene encoding Glucose-resistance amylase regulator: MATIRDVAKRAGVSVATVSRVLNQNGYVNEETEKRVRQAMKELNYKPSEVARALFKKTSKTVGLIVPDITNPFFPELVRAVEDVMNIYDYTVILCNSDEKVEKEREYIEVLKQKYVDGVILTTNQLTPDEVDEWDVPIVVLDRPFHERYPSVVADNYGGARLATRHLYEMGCRRIAHIQGPMHVVNAVERFRGYQDEMMELGIWEQRLVIQGNYQLKQAKEAVMAALTDHEIDGIFAGNDAMAVGALKAVQQCGLRVPDDIAIIGYDGIPLTEMTTPELSTVSQPIYEMGAIAARILIKQIEGKPLEKIHYQLPVQLMVRQSTSRREQT, translated from the coding sequence ATGGCAACGATTCGTGATGTCGCAAAGCGTGCAGGTGTCTCCGTCGCCACCGTGTCACGGGTGTTGAATCAAAACGGGTACGTGAATGAAGAAACGGAGAAGCGCGTCAGACAGGCGATGAAGGAGCTGAATTACAAGCCGAGTGAAGTGGCGAGGGCGCTGTTTAAAAAAACATCCAAAACGGTTGGATTGATTGTCCCCGATATTACCAACCCATTCTTTCCGGAACTCGTGCGCGCGGTGGAAGATGTAATGAACATTTATGACTATACGGTCATTCTATGCAATTCCGATGAGAAAGTAGAAAAAGAACGAGAATACATCGAAGTGTTAAAACAAAAATATGTGGACGGTGTCATTTTGACAACGAACCAATTGACGCCGGATGAAGTAGATGAATGGGATGTTCCGATTGTTGTGCTGGACCGTCCGTTCCATGAGCGGTATCCGTCTGTGGTCGCTGATAACTATGGGGGGGCGCGGTTGGCGACTAGACATTTGTATGAAATGGGATGTCGGCGCATCGCTCATATTCAAGGTCCGATGCATGTGGTCAACGCGGTTGAGCGCTTTCGTGGTTACCAGGATGAAATGATGGAACTGGGGATTTGGGAGCAGCGGTTAGTGATTCAGGGGAACTACCAGCTCAAGCAGGCCAAAGAAGCGGTGATGGCGGCTTTGACCGATCATGAGATCGATGGCATTTTTGCCGGCAATGACGCGATGGCGGTCGGTGCGTTGAAAGCGGTTCAGCAGTGCGGATTGAGAGTCCCTGATGATATTGCGATTATCGGTTACGACGGCATCCCGTTGACGGAAATGACCACCCCTGAGCTGTCGACGGTGTCTCAGCCCATTTATGAAATGGGGGCCATCGCGGCCAGAATTTTAATCAAACAAATCGAAGGAAAGCCACTGGAAAAAATTCATTATCAGCTTCCGGTTCAATTAATGGTGCGGCAATCGACGTCAAGGAGGGAACAAACGTGA